From the Cyanobacteriota bacterium genome, one window contains:
- a CDS encoding M48 family metallopeptidase, producing the protein MLNLFSRLFRCSSRRVGYGLLATITALGVWLGAMVKTPALPIGDLIFQGIQIIQLSNISDEQEVALGRQMDSAVMAREFRAYRNADINAYVNDIGQKLARLSDRPNLPYTFRVVDDQQVNAFATMGGYVYITTGLLRTADNEAQLAGVIGHEIGHITGRHLIEQMKNDAIYQTIATAAGVNRDQIAALGIDLALRRPRSREDEYDADRRGLQYMGRAGYAQSAMPVFMAKLQSSRSVPDFLSTHPAPADRVAAIRRNINPSMANGAGLDVNAYRRRIRPLVGG; encoded by the coding sequence ATGTTAAATCTCTTCTCTAGACTGTTTCGCTGCTCTAGCCGCCGCGTTGGCTACGGACTTTTAGCCACAATTACGGCCCTTGGTGTTTGGCTAGGGGCCATGGTTAAGACTCCTGCTCTTCCCATTGGTGATTTGATTTTCCAGGGGATCCAGATTATTCAACTGTCCAACATTTCCGATGAGCAAGAGGTAGCACTAGGCAGACAGATGGATAGCGCGGTCATGGCGAGGGAGTTTCGAGCCTATCGCAATGCAGACATCAATGCCTATGTGAATGATATTGGCCAGAAATTGGCGCGGCTGAGCGATCGCCCTAATCTTCCCTATACCTTTCGAGTCGTGGATGATCAGCAGGTCAATGCTTTTGCCACGATGGGTGGTTACGTGTACATAACGACAGGCTTGCTACGCACGGCTGATAACGAGGCGCAGCTTGCGGGCGTGATTGGGCATGAGATTGGTCACATCACGGGTCGTCACTTGATTGAGCAAATGAAGAATGATGCTATTTATCAAACTATTGCTACGGCTGCTGGGGTTAACCGAGATCAGATTGCAGCCTTAGGCATAGATTTGGCACTGCGTCGTCCCCGCTCCCGTGAGGATGAGTACGATGCCGATCGTCGTGGGTTGCAGTACATGGGTAGAGCAGGCTATGCCCAATCAGCAATGCCTGTATTTATGGCGAAATTGCAGAGCAGTCGCTCAGTACCCGATTTTCTCAGCACACATCCAGCTCCTGCTGATCGGGTTGCTGCTATTCGTCGTAACATTAACCCTTCCATGGCTAATGGTGCTGGCCTAGATGTAAATGCCTATCGCCGTCGTATCCGTCCGTTGGTCGGTGGTTAG
- a CDS encoding methyltransferase domain-containing protein, with the protein MMAVTKERWQKAQSLESQLWHGLSTDIPSLLGIPSEYVQLQRRIGADVMRDLCDHKDILEIGVGPFGISLTSMYPGKAHIKRLVKVEPLPRILLTDLQGEERSLIEPLIHWLHALSEEGDYVQAPGEALEYDAEFDTVITENVLDHVYEPESILRNAYRALRPGGKILVAVNCFSVLGYLKFEYITRNTMKGSILVDSHPHSFLPSHVQRMMERCGFRNILTKGLPRSWWRRLAGSSSTASMPIFIGCK; encoded by the coding sequence ATGATGGCTGTCACTAAGGAGCGCTGGCAGAAAGCTCAATCACTGGAATCTCAACTGTGGCATGGCCTGTCGACTGATATTCCATCGCTGCTAGGCATTCCTAGCGAGTATGTTCAACTGCAACGCCGGATTGGGGCTGATGTTATGCGAGACCTCTGTGACCATAAGGACATCTTAGAGATCGGTGTGGGGCCATTTGGCATTAGTCTGACCTCTATGTATCCTGGTAAGGCTCACATTAAGCGACTAGTAAAGGTGGAACCACTGCCGCGTATTTTGTTGACCGATTTGCAGGGTGAGGAGCGATCGCTGATTGAACCCCTCATTCACTGGCTACACGCCCTCAGCGAAGAGGGAGACTATGTGCAAGCACCTGGCGAAGCACTAGAGTATGACGCTGAATTTGACACCGTTATTACTGAGAATGTGTTGGATCACGTCTACGAACCAGAAAGCATTCTTCGTAATGCCTATCGAGCCTTGCGCCCAGGTGGAAAGATTCTGGTAGCAGTCAACTGTTTCTCGGTGTTGGGCTATCTTAAGTTTGAGTACATTACTCGCAACACTATGAAAGGCAGCATCTTGGTGGACTCTCACCCCCATTCTTTCTTGCCTAGCCATGTTCAGCGTATGATGGAACGCTGTGGATTCCGCAATATCCTTACTAAGGGCTTGCCTAGGAGCTGGTGGCGGCGCTTGGCTGGTTCAAGTTCAACGGCCTCGATGCC